The stretch of DNA ttcgtgcaccataccTCCACATTGCTTTCTATCtcattgggagaaggttcttcaaattcaaaggattcaccaccaagaaggtaggatgcatagtcttcatcaccaagggaactcaactCTTGCTCCATTCCTTCCAATTCTtcattcaataattgttttggaggttgtgcacttttctcctcaacatcaaattcaatcttcttggaggaattttctatgattttagcttcccatggaggttccgcatctcctaagtcttcaaccacttcttcctcttcttcaatgatcataggctcctccaattgctctaatacaaaataACATTCCTCAttctccaccggagtttccaatctctccttcatgctatgcttttcaattgattctccacatgtgaccatgggagtgctttgagtactcaagcattgggaggctaaggTGCTTACTACCTTGGTCAAAGTTGCCACAAATTCTAGTGtcttgaagaactgaagattgatggtttagaagttataataaattctcgttgcaagtatagtttataaaccaagcaatcaaccattcttacaaacattttggttgtcacaagtaacaaactcaataaaatttataaatcgaagtattcaaacctcgggtcgtcttctcaaggaattgcagggaggtgtgatttattattggttatggaaaacagtatttttgggttttaaaaaagtttgaataagagaaatagattgcagggaattaataaattaataactaataaaactcttggcaaggtatgaaaactggaagtcctatcctagttatccttatcaatggtgatgagaattatatttctgctaccactaagtcaacctctaactatgaagttcagttaagtggacaaattaatttaacacctaaagtcttagtcaactccttaaggaaagactagagttataggaatctaaattaatcagcaagaataataattatcaatcacgatgagtttgacaactcaagagtcaccaattaatcaaccaaagccaatagtaaaaatctaaattatttatataaagaaagggaagcaatcataagtctgaaatacctcaaattatattatttaagaaaatcctaacatgaatggttcataagccaaataggcaacataagtaatacaagcattaaagtatctgaaagtaaaagagaaaaacaaagtaaaaggaatattgaacctaatgaagagttgaaatcctaaatcctttaagaggaatcctactCCTAGAACCTAAGAGAGAGGGGAGAACCTCtccctctaaaaactacatctaaaattatgaaaagtgaattctGATCCGATCTGAATTGCTgtcctgagtctctgcatgttccctgactttaatctatTTTTCTGGGCCAAACTCTGGGTCAAAAAATGGCCCAAAACTGTCTTCAGcgtattctgtaatttctgcagatcgcgcaggccacgcgtacgcgtcagtcacgcatacgTGTTATTCAGCGATTTCtcttccacgcgtgcgcgtcaggcacgcacTCGCCTCATTTGCTTGAACTCCAATCCATGTGTACGCATCAAGCACGCATACGCATCGCTGTGATTTTGTCTAATTTGCGCGCATGCGTCAGCCATGTGTGCGCGTCGTTGATCGCTGGTTGTCTCCcttatttcttgtgctccttccctttttgcaagcttcctctccattctctaagccattcctgccctatgaagcctgaaacacttaacacacagatcacggcatcgaatggtatagaggagaattaaaatacataattaaaagatctttaagaagcaagttttcaatcatagaactaaactaggaaggaattgtaaaatcatgcaaatcatatgaataagtggatgaaaagcttgataaaaccactcaattaaacacaatataaaccataaaatagtggtttatcatgtCTCCCTTTGCATTTCTCTTTGTCCTCGAAGTATAAGGCTAAGGATTTCATCCATTGAGGATTGGGATGGATATGAGGGTTCAATGTCTTGGAGAatgggttcataataggaaggtggttcttttTGGTACAGATgtggtggtgtgtattgaggaGTATTGATATTGGAATGGTGGTTCCGTGTATGGTTCATGTGgttcaaaaggtggttggtatggtggatatggattggGGTCATGTGAAGGTGTTTGGTGAAAAGAGgtttgtgagtatggttgaggatCATGTTGAGGAGGAGTTTCATAGGCATATGGCGGTGGTTCTTAaaaatcacaaggagattcaccaaagccattggattggtatgcatcatagaatggctcttcttcatagtgcattggtggaggttgttgccatgaggattgatcatatgcatatggctcctcccacctttggttatcccatccttgatgcatctTTTCATTGTAATCTTCACtttctacaacatagttgtaatcacactcatagccaaagtgagaattcatgatgaaaagagaaaataagaaacaaaatctaatggaaaaaaagagaaataaaattctacaactagcaaataaagcaaaaagcaataatccacatatgtacaataaaattcacatatgtacaataaccaataacataacaccattgcaattccctggcaacggcgccattttgattattagatttttgacggtttagaatttcactaatgaaatctcgttgtaaagtatagtttctaaaccaagcaataatcctttcatacaaaagattgtttgtcacaagtaacatacccctaaaatttataaaccgaagtattaaaacctcgggtcgttctccctaggaattacaataaagtgtcttgttattggttatgagatattttggggtttttgagattttagacaagaaatataaatggcaaagaaaataaactaacaactaacaaggctcttggcaagatatgagaactataagtcctatcctagttatcctcctcacttgtgaccacaaattgttcattgctaccacttagttaacctctacaatggaggaaagtcaagtggatgaattaacttgattccataagtcctagtcaactcccaagggaaagactagctatccaaattaattagcaacttctaaatatcaatcaacaagggaattagACAACTCAAGcatcactaattactctacctaggccaagaggagcaaaatctatactaaagcTAAAAgaggcattttatcaaacacataagaggcataaaaggaaagcatatgaaatctacaacaagaatgaaatttaataacaattattgcaatgaattaacaacaacaattaaaagaaatacaattattatgaattacctctaattgaattgaaagaaaatagaaggaacaagagtagatctacaacaaagcataggaacaacataaaggaaattacaacaaaagaatggaagaatgatgaatgtaacaacaaagaattgagaagtagaaaaagatgaaggcatgaattaaaacctagatctaagaactaagcctaagcctaatcctaattctagagagaagtgagagcttctctctctagaaactacttctaactaatcctaatgtgtaaaaaatgatccaaagtccctttgctcttcaatccttggctttaaatagcatctttggcgccaaagttggttgggattgggccccacaactctTGAGAATTTGCTGGGCgcgaattcacttaaaaatcaagtatcaacatcgacgcgtacgcgcacagcacgcgtacgcgtccatgggcgagttcaattctttggcttttcatgatcttctccactttgtatgctttcctTTCACTCATTTGAttcattcctagccttttcaacatGAAATCACtttacaaacatatcaaggcatctagtggaatcaaagggagattaaaataatcaagttaaaggcctaaaaatcatgttttcacatctaagcacaaataaggagacaatcacaaaatcatgctaattcattgaataaatgtgggtaaaaggtcataaaattcCTTAAAtgaagcataagataaaccctacaaatagGGTTTATCACTAACCCACTCATTGTCCGAGATTGGATAGATAATATCGGCCTCAAGTAGTCGGGTCActtctttcttcacaacttctaGAATTGTGGAGTTCAACTGCCTTTGTGGTTGACGGATAGGCTTGGCTCCCTCTTCTAGAAAAATGCGATGCTCACACACTTGGGGGCTTATACCAACTATGtccgccaaactccacccaatagCTTTCTTGTTCCTTCATAGTACATTAAGCAATCTTTCCTCTTGTTGGGAAGTAAGCTCCGTTGCAATGATCACCGGGAGCTTTTGATTGTGTTCAAGATAAGCATATTTAAGGTGAGGTGGAAGTGGCTTCAACTCCATATGTAGCTCATGGCTTGGCAGTTGATTATTTGGTATCACTGGAGATGACAAGGTGTCTTCATCATATTCAGGGGGTGTCCCCACACTTGCACCTTGAACCATGTTTTGCTCATCAACTATATCATGGTGGACTTCGGCCACAATATCATCAATCatatcacactggaagatagaataGTCCTCTAGTGGATGCTTCATAGCCTCATCAAGATTGAAACTCACTGCTCTTCTATCAATTTAAAGGAGTAGGTACCCGAAAAGGCATCCAATTTAAACCAAGAGGTTTTCAAGAATGGCCTCCCTAGCAAGATAGATGATGGTTTTCCGAAGTCATTATGGGGCATCTCAAGAATATATAAGTCAATTGGAAAATTCAaccccttaatgctcactaaGACATCTTCCGCAATGCCAACTACTGAGATTATACTTTTATCCGCCAAAACAAAATGGGCTGCCGACCTTTTCAATGGTGGAAGCTTCAATGCATCTGAAATAGATAACAGCATAATGCTAACACAAGCTCCTAGGTCACACATGCAATCAACAAATTGTATACCACCTATAGTGCAAGTAACTAGACAAGGACCAGGATCACCATATTTCTCCGGTATAGCACCCATCAAAGCAGAAATTGAGCTACccaaaggaatagtttctaaatcaTGAATCTTCTCCTTATTCATGCACAAATCCTTTAGAAACTTAGCATACTTTGGAACTTGGCGAATAGCATCAATAAGGGgaatagttacctcaacctttttgaatatatCTACCATCTTGGGATCTAGCTCCACTTTCTTTTTAGTCCTCCTAGCTTGGTATGGAAAAGGAATTGGAATGTCATCTTTTAAAACATTTTCTTCCTTAGAAACTCCATCCTTGGGTTGGGCAACTTCTTCATCAACCATCTCTTGTACCTCATCCTtgtcttcaacatcttctaccTCAACAACCTCTTCATCTTGAGTGGCTTCTCTTGAGCTTGGCTCCTCGGAACTCTTCTCTTGCAATGTAGTGTTAGATCTCAAGGTGATGGCATTGATTCCACCCTTGGGGTTAGGTAAGGGTTGGGAGGAAAGTGTACTAGAGCATGAAGGTTGAGAATTGGGGGTAGAGGGTTGGTCCATACGGGATAAAGAGCTTGGAGAGTAAAGGTGAGACCGGTGAGGCTAAAAGTAAGTGTATTTTGAAGCTCTTTTTACCCTTAAAGAATAGTGCGAAGGGTTTCATCTTggttggaggaagaagaaggatagGTAGTTTATAGGGCTTGTGGTTGGGTGATTTGAGGTACTTGAGCTTGCCTTTAGTGAGGTGGTTACTTTTGACCTTGGTTTTGTTGTTGGTAAGGAGGGTTTTGTTGATACCAATTTTGTTGGTAATTATTGTTCCAGCTTTGGTTTGACCGTTGTCTCTTCCTTCTTGGTTATAGTTGTCTCTCCATCCTTGATTTGGATTATCTTGCCAACCTTGGTTGTAGTTACCACCTTGATTAAAGTTACCACCTTGTTGATAGTATCCTTGATTCAGAGGGCTGTAAAAAGCATTGGTAGCCACCAAGGTATTGTCCTCTTGGAGTTGTGGACATTCATCAGTATAGTGAAAATAACAAGCACAAATTCCACATACTCTTTGAGGGACCAACTGTTGACATTGTTGTTGTAGAGGAggtggaggttgttgttgattgaGTTAGAGTTGCTTGAGGATATTGGTCATTTCTCCTAAAGTCTTGGTGAGGGCGGACTCAGTACTAGAGGAAACTTCTGCAATAGCCTTGGGATGATTATTCCAGTGCCTTGCATGTTGGCTAGACTCGGCTTAATCGGTGATAAGTTACCATGCTTCTACTGTCATTTTGTACTTTGTCGAAGAGCCATTACTCGAACCATCCAAAAGGATCTTATCTTGAGGCTTCATACCTTGGGAAAAGTAACTAATAAGCACCAACACGTCAATCATGTGATGGGGGCACAAATCAAGGAACTTCCTAAAATGTTCCCAATACTCATAGAGAGTTTTCGATTCACCTTGAGTGACACAAGAGATTTCCTTCCTCAATCTATCTGTGACCTCCGGTGGGAAGAACTTATCCAAAAATTTCCTTCTAAGCAAATCCCAATTAGTGACAACATTCTTGGGTTGAGTGTAGAACCACTCCTTTGCCCTtccctcaagagaaaatggCAACCTCATCCGCACCATACCGCCTAGCAGTTGAACAAGCCATTTGAAAGTCTCTAAAGTGCTTAATGGGATCTTAAGCGGGTAGACCATGGAACTTAGGAAGTAGATTAATCAATGAGGTCTTTAGCTCAAAATCAGCATTTAAATTTGGATgactgatggtgtttttgtggaaaaacgaatttccaacacacaaatccaaccggcaagtataccaggtcgcatcaagtagtaataactcactaccgggtcgcatcaagtaataataactcacatgagtgaggtcgatcccacagggattgatggatcaagcaactttagtgggtgattagtttagtcaagctaacattggtgagtGAGAATTGTTGCAGCAGAATGTAAAATTGCAGTGAACATAAATTacagaaagtaaaatggcaGGAAACTTAAATAACCAGAAAGTAAATTagatgaaacttaaattgcaagaattgtaaattgcatcaaatgtagaGGGGGCTGGGGTgctagaaattaaatgaaagcagtaGATCTAAGCTTAGAAAAATTGTGGGGGCTGGGGTgctagaaattaaatgaaagcagtagatccaagcttagaacaattgcaaggaaattagattgcaggaaaagtaaattcaagGTCATAGTAGcttaaatgtaaattgcagaagaacacaagtgcaggaaattaaattgggagCAATGAGATGCAACAAAGAGACATAGATCATTTTTCAAGTCTCAAGGTGAAACTAACAATTTCAatgaaacagtaaaaacagaaggaaagccaagagctcaattgctcacttgaccaagacagaaacaaaattcaactcaattgtgaaactcagaaaagaaattcaagatctcagggaatcaatgagactagagaacaaatctagatctcaagcccttccttgatcaatttagagaacaatttgcagaagaaagaagaaaaatgaattgcagaattaaagagaagatgaagcagtatgtgaatttcaattatgcagaaaaagtaaacaagagatctcaaggtgagattgaaacagaatttcttcaattctctaccCAAGATTTAAAGCCGAAAGGAAAACttaaaagagagagctctcaaatcctaatattCCCTAGTGGGTCTCGCCCTTTTTTACAAAGATGGAAaggatgccttatataggctttacaaaatgaaaaatgaaaatgaaattcaaacaaattacaaaaatgaaaatcctaatttaattgatccatgtgcctttgagtgatgatgtgggcttagcttgctttggatttgaggagaaatgggtttggttggccttgattcaatttggtaaggagttgaattaaattgaattttggttgatttttggcccatgacactcccaggaggctgccctgcccttgtggagggcagggcaggatttgttgcgtgcggccttggtgcgagcgtggtgcgttggtgtgtgctgcaggatgctaccctgccctcgcggagggcagggcagaaaaaattggtgcgccagaattgtgccacggtgcgctgctggtgctgccagatgatgCTGCGGTGCGCCAGAagggtgccttggtgcgccagaattgtgcaccaacaaaatgctgccctgccctcacggagggcagggcagtgtttccaaaaatGAAGCTCCACGTTCGagacttggtggatgcacacgctacttcttttccttggtttatttttgcttatttttgccccttaaagatgcctttcgttcctgcctcaattgtacgccaaatatggattgctatatatcgttggaaagctctgaatgtcagctttccaacgcaactggaagcacatcaatcggacgtctgtagctcaagttataaccctttgaagtaggcatgatcatgctgtgagcggccagattttaacttagcgaaaatcttgcttccaacctcaatgtgcatcacgattctgccctgcccttggcaagagcagggcagtgtgcatGCTGGCAGCTTtcttccttgatttggtcatgggctaCGCTACTTCCTTCCTTGATTTgatcatgggccacgcttttaaaagtgtggcctaatgctccaaagtgtaccccaacttcaaagtgtaccctaaagctctttttttctcctcctttttttgtgcttctttgcttctttttcttcttattttctacaagatttataaaattaaaatatcaagaaaatatatcacataaaattaaaagatcaaggaaacataccaattaagtataaaagcattcaatatttaagcacaaatcatcaatttcttgtatgaaaaaagcataaaaaaataggtatatgatgacatgtcatcacaacaccaaacttaaaccttgcttctccccaagcaagaaaagaatcatgcaatagaaattgacaatccaaggtaagaagaatagcaactcaatgttcatggcaagctagttttctatgcatgctacaattacaaaagagatgtaaatgattgatgcttctatctagcttattttatgaaatctttttcttataattcttccttgaaacaagcttttgaaaatttttttttcttctttttttttagcttctccttttgggtgctttgccccatgagttgataacaaagctacgacttctaaatgctttgttttcaagtattaccacttgatacataagcaccacaagcatttaatgagaggacttcattaagctcatcatttttttttcttttcttaactctctaatcattgatgctcagagccttgagctttgagggagtgcttttgcacttgagcctagccttgacttctaagtgttttattttcaagcatttggcttgatacataaacaccacaagcacttagcaaataaatagccattggtactcagagcctttagctttctcattc from Arachis duranensis cultivar V14167 chromosome 4, aradu.V14167.gnm2.J7QH, whole genome shotgun sequence encodes:
- the LOC107484730 gene encoding uncharacterized protein LOC107484730 produces the protein MDQPSTPNSQPSCSSTLSSQPLPNPKGGINAITLRSNTTLQEKSSEEPSSREATQDEEVVEVEDVEDKDEVQEMVDEEVAQPKDGVSKEENVLKDDIPIPFPYQARRTKKKVELDPKMVDIFKKVEVTIPLIDAIRQVPKYAKFLKDLCMNKEKIHDLETIPLGSSISALMGAIPEKYGDPGPCLVTCTIGGIQFVDCMCDLGACVSIMLLSISDALKLPPLKRSAAHFVLADKSIISVVGIAEDVLVSIKGLNFPIDLYILEMPHNDFGKPSSILLGRPFLKTSWFKLDAFSGTYSFKLIEEQ